TGACGCCCATTTTTATTTAAATACGGATCTTTTGCAGCTTGGACTTAAAGTCGGTCTCAGTACACTAGAATTAAGTATTTATCTTTTGACTATCGGTGTCTTCTTAGCGTAAATATCTGGTGACAACCATAAATCCTAAAAAATTCATGCAAAACTTGGAGAAGCATTTGCAAAAAAAACGACCTCCTTCAAAAAGTACCCTATAGACTAGACACTTTAAAAAAAGGTCTATCTTAGGGTGCTTTTTTGTATAATTAAGAAAAAATAGGCTGGGGAAAGATTGTGTCAAGAAAGTCTGTGTAAGGGAAAACTATTCAAAATCGTACTCTCTGATCTGAGCCGGCTTTTATTTTGTTTGATGTTGGAGGAGGGAGGCTAACTTTCCTCCTCCAACATATTTATTCTCCGTTATGATATCTTTTATTGAGCATTATCATGTTTAGTCATTGTTCTTGCTTTTTGATCATCAACGATTGGTGTAAATCTTTGTCAACAACTTTTCCATTTTGTAATGATTTAACGTTTGCTTTGTCACTACTAATATTTGTTATAATAGCTTCAACATATTGAAGCGCTTTCTTACGTTTGTCATAAAAAAACAGAAAATCCATGTATTGTGTTTTTCAATATGATCAGACTTTTTAAAGCTCCCTAATAATCGGCTATGTAGTTGGCCGTCTTTTCGCAACTTGTCATATACTTCTGCACTGGTTGAATCGATGCGTTACAGCTCAATCTTTAAATTTATTAGTAACTCCTCATTTGATTTCATATTATTATTCTATTCATTAGATATCAGCCAATCAAACGAGAAGCGTTAAATAAAAACAAAAAATAAAGCGCTTAAATTTGCATCGTTCGATGAGTAATATTACATCAAAGGGGGACTAAAATTTGTATACACGGTTTAAAAAACTGTTTACTATTAAAGGATATAGCTTATTCGTCATTTGTTTACTGCTGATTGGAATCGGTTCTTCTATTACAAACCCGTATTTACCTCTATATTTAACTGAAGATTTTGGAATGAGTACGGGAGCTTTTGGCATTTTCATGGCGGTGATTTTGTTAAGCGGCGTGATCGTGAACTCTCTCATTGCAAAACATTCAGATAGAGGGGTAGACAGAAAGTGGATTATTATTGTAGCCACAATTTCATCTGCTTTGGGGTTTGCTTCCTATTTAGTATTTCATAATTTCTTTATTCTGCTGATTGTTGTCTGCCTTTTTAACGCATTTGGGGCTCCAGCCATACCGCAAATCTATGCTTCCGCACAGGAATCGGCAAACGCAAGTAACTCCGACGATAATACTTTTGCGATGTCTACATTACGGTCCCTTATATCTCTAGGATTCCTAATAGGTCCATTAGGCGGGACAGTCATTTTGGGATCTCTTGGATACAAGGGTCTCTTTCTAGGAACAGCCGCCATTTTTCTCATCACTGCATCTCTTGTATACCTGTTTTTGCAAAGACAAAAAGCGGTTCAAAAGAATACCAAGAAGAAAAAAAGTTCAGATACCTATTCACTCAAAAGCAAGGAAATCAATCAGCCGCTTATTGCTTTTATCTTTCTGTTTGTGGTCAATACCATTAGTATGATCATCACACCGTTATTTATTGTGAATGAGCTTCAGGGGACACATATGGATGTCGGATTAGTAGTCAGTATTTGTGCTGGTTTGGAAATTCCGATTATGCTTGTGCTGGGTGCTTTGGGTAAAAAGATTTCAAACCATTCCCTAATGATTTACGGCTGCTTGATCGCTGTTATTTATTACACCATTTTAAGTGTGTCGACCCATACCTGGCAGCTGATCGCAGCGCAGCTCCTACAGGCAACGTTTGTGGCTATTATCATGGGTAATGGATTAAGCTATTTCAATGATCTGCTTCCTAATTCACCAGGAATTACCACAACCATCTATATGAACGGAGCCACCATTGGAAGGTTAATAGGAAGTCTTGGTGGCGGTTTCATTGCTCAGTTTGTTGGGTACCGTAATGTTTTTTGGGTGTGTCTGGTACTTGTCATATTCTCGTTCTTTATCTTATGGAGAGTAAGACAACTTGGAAAACCTACTGGAGTTACGAGCGAAGTGGATGCATGACCAAGCCCAATTGGAAATCCTTTGTTCTATGGGTGCCTAGTCGATTTCTTTGTTCATGCATTTTACGATACAAAATCATTCGAGAAATATCAGCGTTCTTAGCAGCATCTACTCGATTAAAAAGATATAAAGCATACTGACATGACTAGATCCGTAATATTGTGCCAGATAGATTAATAGACTCTAGAAAGAATCTGGTGGAAAGAAATTGATAAAAAAGGGAGTTTTCGATTACAGCAAAATTTAGTTAGCCAACATTATCGAATTATTGACGACCAGCAGTATCGATGGTTTAGTTCGTTTGATAAACAAGAAGCAAACACACGGTTAAATGAGTAATTCAGGGGAGAGTGAGGTTTTGAAAAAGAAGAAAAGGACTATTATATTATCATTTTTCATCTTAGCTTTACTAGGAATATTTTTAGCCGTTTATACAGCAATAAATGGAAATCCTATTAGTGACTATCTGATGAAGAGGGAAACAAAAGCATATCTTTTAGAACAAGGATATACGGAGAAAGAAATTTCTAATATTGAAGCTACATATAATCTAAAACATAATACTGGGCGCATCAAAGGAACCATTGCATACGTTATATTTAAAGATGATCCGAAAGAAAGATATTTATATATTCAATGGAGAGAGACTAAGCAAATTCAGCAGCATTGTGAATATTATGATGAACAAACGAAAGCGTGGAAAATAGACTATACAGAAAAAAGAAAACATATGGATAAAAAATGCACTGTTAAAAACTAATTTTATGTTGAAAGACTATTTTTAAATTAACGGGACTTTAGTGGAAAACTAATAACACGAGCGTTGTGTTATATTTGCCAACATTGGTATTTAGGACATTATTTACAAGAACGGACTTCAAATCAAGCAGTATTTCTTCTTGAAAAAAATATCATACATACATATGTACCTTATTTACTTTTACCGTACGGTAAATCTATTCAAGTTATTGAGCCAATAAGTCTTAAGAATAGACTTATTGAAGTTCTGTCGGAATCTTCAAGTAATATAACTTCCCTGACGTTAGCTGTCAGGGAAGTTATATTATAATAGGCTATATCAATTGTGATTTGGAGTGTCATTGGATGCAAACAAAAAAAGTTTATCTTTATGTATTTAATACAATGTCAGACTGGGAATATGGATATTTAATTGCTGAACTAAACTCAGGAAGATATTTCAAAAAAGATTTAGCACCTTTAAAAGTAGTTACAGTAGGAGCTAATAAAGAAATTATTACTACGATGGGAGGACTGAGCATAAAACCAGATATTTCCCTTGATGAATGTACTCTTGAGAGTAAAGATCTTTTAGTTTTACCTGGAGGGAATACTTGGAGAGAAGATATTCATCAACCTATCTTGAAAAAAATTGGCGAAGCTTTAAAGCTTGGCACTATTGTTGCTGCAATTTGTGGTGCAACTGAGGGCCTCGCGAATATTGGATACCTGGATTCTAGAAAGCATACAAGCAATAACCTAGAGTATATTAAAATGGTCTGCCCTAATTATAGAGGAGAAAAATTTTATGAGATGGGACCTGCGGTATCTGGTGAGAATTTGGTTACTGCATCAGGAGTAGCTCCTTTGGAATTTGCGATGGAAGTACTGAAAAAATTAGATGTATTTGCACCAGATACATTACATTCATGGTATAACCTAAATAAGACTCATCAACCTGAATATTTCTTTCAGTTAATGAATTCAATAAATAGATGAGCTAAAAAAAATCAACTTAGCAGTTTTATATTTGTTTAAATAATTACCATGCTTTAGACAATGTCAAAGCATGTTTTTTGTATATAACTTAAAAATTTTTATGGAAGTAAAAAACTTACAAAGCACTCCTGAAGTTGTTATAAATAGAACTGGTAACTTAATCTCTTTTTAATCTTATTGAAAACAGCGGTGGGCTTTTTTTCTTTGGTAATAATGATGGCGCGATTTTCAAGAATCGGGCCGATTGTGAAACAAAGTAAACGGGATGATACATATTAGTCATGTATAATATGTATCACATCTTATTTTTTATGACTTCTTACGATTTAGGTCTTAATAACGGACACTAAGCAAATTTCGATATGAAAAAAGCCGATTTTTCCTACGTTAAGGAAGCATCGACTTTCATTCATTGTTTAAGAGGTCTAAGTGAATCTTAGATGTAAAGAAACCCTGATTTCATTTGCAAAAAAATAGGTGACCCTTATAAGAATGGTTTTTTCTCCTACGGGTCGGCCCTTCTATTGGAATACCTATACAGTGGCAGGCTTATAGCTTCCAGGAATATTATTAACTGAAATCGACAAACGGTTCCATCCATTGATCGTCATGATGAGGAACACGAGATCGACGTATTGTTTTTCATCAAAATGCTCGCGAACTCGCTCATACAGCTCATCAGGCACACCGTTTACCGAGATGTTCGTTACGGCTTCTGTTAATTCTAACGCAGCACGTTCTGATTCACTATAGAAAGGCGACTCTCGCCACGCATTCAAGCAGTAAATTCTTTGCTCCGTTTCCCCGATGGCCCGGGCATCCTTAGTATGCATATCCAAGCAATAGGCGCATCCATTGATTTGCGAAGTGCGGATTTTAATCAGTTCGATTAATTTTTTGTCAAACCCGGTTGTATTCTTGTACTCCTCTAACTGCAGCATTAATTTGATAGCTTCAGGATTTACCTGCATGTGATTTATACGCTGTTTCAAAATGATCTCCTCCATTAATATAAGTTTTTGTCTTTCACTAATTAAGACAAAATAGAGGATTGATTTGTGACAACAAAATATAAAATCTTAAGGCAGCTGAATATGTTTTAGTTTATCAGGGTTTGAAACGATAAAGATTCTCTGAATGTTTTTTTGGGTCGAATCCATCCCAAAGCAAATCACTCTGATGAGACGGTCTTCTTTTACTTGCACGATTCCTCTCTGACTGTTGACGATTACAGGGTAAAGCTCGCCTGAGAAGCTTCCTTTAGAAGAAATTCCATTAATAAATGCCGTAACGCGCTGTTTTGTTACAATTGGGTTCAAGGCAGATCTTACTTTTCCGCCACCGTCTGTAATGAGTACAACGTCTTCTGTCAGAATATTAATAAATCCCTCAAAGTTTCCGGTTTTCGAAGCATGAATGAATGTTTTTGCAAGGTCATTTACCCGTTCAGTATTTTCCGGATGGACCGGCGTATCATTCTCTAATTTTCTCTTAGCGCGGCTGTAAATCTTCCGGCAATTCACCTCGGTTTTGTCTATCATTCTGGCAATCTCATTGTAATCATACTCAAATGATTCTCGCAAAACGAATACAGTTCTTTCTATAGGTGACAGCAATTCTAACAAAACGAGAAAGGCATAAGAAACTGTTTCTTCGGCTTCAGCCCGTTCTGCCGGCTGATTCAATTGGTTTATCTGTGGTTCAGGCAGCCAGGGCCCTGTGTAAATTTCTCTTCTTTTGCGGGCAGATTTTAAAAAGGTTAAACAACGGTTTGCCGTCATTTTTGTCAGGTACGCCTTTATGTCGTTTATTTTCTCAGTGTCAAGCTGTTCGGCACGCAGGAATAAATCTTGCACGATATCCTCCGCATCGGAAACGGATCCAAGCATGCGGTATGCAATGGAAAAAAGCAGCGGTTGATATGTCTTATATAACGTTTCTAATTCCATCATTATCTTCACCTATTTTCATGGGTTTGTGATTCTTGACGAACGTACATCTGAAAAAACGAGAAGGAGATATTTGCTAACTACAGAATAAATGATTGATAAGGAGGAATCTACAAAAATGTGGAATGACAATCTAGTTACACAAAGATTGAAAATTGAGTACCCGATCATACAGGCTGGTATGGCAGGAGGGATTACAACTCCTGATTTAGTCGCTGCCGTTTCAAATTCTGGCGGGCTGGGAACCTTAGGTGCAGGTTATATGAGCTCAGATGAAGTAGCTGTGAACATTCAGAAAATCAAACAACTCACGTCCAACTCATTTGGTGTGAATGTATTTATACCGGAATATCCAGAAGTGAAAAAAGAAGAGATCGAAGAAGCGAACAAGCTGTTAGAACCTTTTCGGAAAGAATTGCAGATTAGAACAAAAAATATTCCAGAACAGTCTGAGTCTCTTTTTGAAAAACAAATGGAAGTGATTCTAGAACAAAGAGTTCCTGTATGCAGCTTTACCTTTGGAATATCTTCAAAAGAGCTCATTCAGGATTTAAAGAAAGAAAATATTACGGTGATTGGCACTGCAACAACTGTTGAGGAAGCGATGATCAATGAGGAAATAGGAGTTGACCTCATCGTTGTCCAAGGAAGTGAAGCGGGCGGGCACAGAGGTACTTTTTCTGTCCCATTTGAGAACGCTATGATAGGGACAATGGCTTTGATTCCGCAAGCAGCAGACCATATTCATACACCGATAATTGCAGCCGGCGGTATTATGGACGGAAGAGGTGTTCTCGCATCACAAGTTTTGGGAGCTCAAGGTGTCCAAATGGGAACAGCTTTCGTTACATGTTTAGAAAGCGGTGCCAAAAAACAACATAAAGAAGCGATATTAAATACATCAGAAGAGAAAGCAGTAATGACCTCAGCTTTTAGCGGCAAGCCTGCCAGAGGTATCGATAATCAATTTATTCAAGCTATGAAAGGACATGAAGATAAACTGCTGGCTTATCCTGCCCAAAACACCTTAACCAATGATATTAGAAAAGAAGCAGCGAAACAGAATAGGCCGGAATGGATGTCAATGTGGTCCGGACAAGCACCTAGATTAAGCAAAAACAAATCAGCCAGAGACATTATGAGCGAAATTGTTAGTCAAGTTGATCACATGATAAAAGAGAAGAGCTTTTGTTAACTTTGACTGAGGGTAGGATATGCACTTACGATAAATTGGGAAATGATAATAATGCCTATCTCAGGAGGAATGATGATGCCAGAGTCAAAATCGAATGAAATCAAAGCGATCTATCAGCAGTTGATAGAAGCGTGGAATGATCGCAATGCTCGTGGAATGGCGGATCTGTTTGCCGAGGATGGTGAAAGTATCGGATTTGACGGGAGTCATTCGATCGGACCGGAAGAGATATTTTCCCACCTTAAGCCGATTTTTAAGGATCACCCGACTGCCCGGTTTGTAAGCAAAGTGAAGGAGCTGCGTTTTTTAGGTACAAATGCAGCCATTTTACGTGCGATAGCAGGGATGGTGCCTCGCGGAGAATCAGACCTCAATCCTGAAGTTAACACACACCAGACTCTAGTTGTCGAAAATATCGATGGAAAATGGCGTATCCAGCTGTTTCAGAATACTCTTGCCCAGTTTCATGGCATGCCCGAATTAGTCGATCAAATGACTGAAGAATTGCGAGAGCAGATTACGTGAGTTACCAATTACATCAAGCTCTCCCATCTGGACTTTTTACACTTCTAGGTGGGAGACTTTTTATTATCATTTTTTTTCTAAGAGGGGAATTACGAGAACTGTTGAAATTAATTAAGGGATGAAAAATATCTATACTGGAGGTATTTACTTTACATGCTGAAAAAATTTCTGAGTTCTGTTGGCATTGGTTCTGCCAGAGTTGAAACTAAATTATTAAAAACTGAATTTGAACCTGGTGAAGAAGTGGAAGGTACAGTGGAAGTTCAAGGAGGGAGTACGGAACAAAACATTGATGACATCTATCTTTCCGTATTTAGTACTTATACCCGGGAGTCAAACGATAAAAAGTATGAAGATACGATTGAATTATTCCGCCATAAGCTGCTTGACCCTTTTGTGATTTCTCCTAATGAAACCAAAAATGTTTCTTTCCGATTTGTATTGCCTTACGATGTTCCGATAACGAAAGGCAAAACGAAGGTCTGGATTCAAACTGGGCTGGACATTAAAAACGCGATCGACCCGAAAGATCGTGACTACATTCAAATTCTGCCTCATCCGTTAGTAAATGCTTTTCTGCAATCTGCTCAAACGTTAGGATTCCGCATACATAAAGTAGATTGCGAGGAAGCGCCGCGTTATTTAAGGCAGAGAACGCCTTTCGTCCAAGAGTTTGAATTTACGCCGGCAAGCGGAAGGTATAGAGGCCGGTTAGATGAA
This window of the Bacillus gobiensis genome carries:
- a CDS encoding type 1 glutamine amidotransferase family protein, whose protein sequence is MQTKKVYLYVFNTMSDWEYGYLIAELNSGRYFKKDLAPLKVVTVGANKEIITTMGGLSIKPDISLDECTLESKDLLVLPGGNTWREDIHQPILKKIGEALKLGTIVAAICGATEGLANIGYLDSRKHTSNNLEYIKMVCPNYRGEKFYEMGPAVSGENLVTASGVAPLEFAMEVLKKLDVFAPDTLHSWYNLNKTHQPEYFFQLMNSINR
- a CDS encoding RNA polymerase sigma-70 factor, coding for MELETLYKTYQPLLFSIAYRMLGSVSDAEDIVQDLFLRAEQLDTEKINDIKAYLTKMTANRCLTFLKSARKRREIYTGPWLPEPQINQLNQPAERAEAEETVSYAFLVLLELLSPIERTVFVLRESFEYDYNEIARMIDKTEVNCRKIYSRAKRKLENDTPVHPENTERVNDLAKTFIHASKTGNFEGFINILTEDVVLITDGGGKVRSALNPIVTKQRVTAFINGISSKGSFSGELYPVIVNSQRGIVQVKEDRLIRVICFGMDSTQKNIQRIFIVSNPDKLKHIQLP
- a CDS encoding NAD(P)H-dependent flavin oxidoreductase, which produces MWNDNLVTQRLKIEYPIIQAGMAGGITTPDLVAAVSNSGGLGTLGAGYMSSDEVAVNIQKIKQLTSNSFGVNVFIPEYPEVKKEEIEEANKLLEPFRKELQIRTKNIPEQSESLFEKQMEVILEQRVPVCSFTFGISSKELIQDLKKENITVIGTATTVEEAMINEEIGVDLIVVQGSEAGGHRGTFSVPFENAMIGTMALIPQAADHIHTPIIAAGGIMDGRGVLASQVLGAQGVQMGTAFVTCLESGAKKQHKEAILNTSEEKAVMTSAFSGKPARGIDNQFIQAMKGHEDKLLAYPAQNTLTNDIRKEAAKQNRPEWMSMWSGQAPRLSKNKSARDIMSEIVSQVDHMIKEKSFC
- a CDS encoding carboxymuconolactone decarboxylase family protein, which gives rise to MKQRINHMQVNPEAIKLMLQLEEYKNTTGFDKKLIELIKIRTSQINGCAYCLDMHTKDARAIGETEQRIYCLNAWRESPFYSESERAALELTEAVTNISVNGVPDELYERVREHFDEKQYVDLVFLIMTINGWNRLSISVNNIPGSYKPATV
- a CDS encoding SgcJ/EcaC family oxidoreductase; this translates as MPESKSNEIKAIYQQLIEAWNDRNARGMADLFAEDGESIGFDGSHSIGPEEIFSHLKPIFKDHPTARFVSKVKELRFLGTNAAILRAIAGMVPRGESDLNPEVNTHQTLVVENIDGKWRIQLFQNTLAQFHGMPELVDQMTEELREQIT
- a CDS encoding DUF3139 domain-containing protein, coding for MKKKKRTIILSFFILALLGIFLAVYTAINGNPISDYLMKRETKAYLLEQGYTEKEISNIEATYNLKHNTGRIKGTIAYVIFKDDPKERYLYIQWRETKQIQQHCEYYDEQTKAWKIDYTEKRKHMDKKCTVKN
- a CDS encoding sporulation protein — protein: MLKKFLSSVGIGSARVETKLLKTEFEPGEEVEGTVEVQGGSTEQNIDDIYLSVFSTYTRESNDKKYEDTIELFRHKLLDPFVISPNETKNVSFRFVLPYDVPITKGKTKVWIQTGLDIKNAIDPKDRDYIQILPHPLVNAFLQSAQTLGFRIHKVDCEEAPRYLRQRTPFVQEFEFTPASGRYRGRLDELEAIFFVSQYQVEVILQVDRKGGFLFEALEMDENIVRFTYGPNDVSTLTDKLSDVIDRYS
- a CDS encoding sugar efflux transporter; its protein translation is MYTRFKKLFTIKGYSLFVICLLLIGIGSSITNPYLPLYLTEDFGMSTGAFGIFMAVILLSGVIVNSLIAKHSDRGVDRKWIIIVATISSALGFASYLVFHNFFILLIVVCLFNAFGAPAIPQIYASAQESANASNSDDNTFAMSTLRSLISLGFLIGPLGGTVILGSLGYKGLFLGTAAIFLITASLVYLFLQRQKAVQKNTKKKKSSDTYSLKSKEINQPLIAFIFLFVVNTISMIITPLFIVNELQGTHMDVGLVVSICAGLEIPIMLVLGALGKKISNHSLMIYGCLIAVIYYTILSVSTHTWQLIAAQLLQATFVAIIMGNGLSYFNDLLPNSPGITTTIYMNGATIGRLIGSLGGGFIAQFVGYRNVFWVCLVLVIFSFFILWRVRQLGKPTGVTSEVDA